The Candidatus Zixiibacteriota bacterium genome contains the following window.
GGATGTTTGAATTTGAGTAATTGAAGCGCGTCCATGAACGACAGCTACATCCAGACCGCAGAGCTTTGCCGCTATTATCGTCGCGGGCCGCAGGAAATCCGGGCGGTTGACCAGGTGAGTCTGGCCGTGACGCGCGGCGAATTTCTTGCGGTCGTGGGGGCCTCCGGATCGGGGAAATCGACGCTGCTCAACCTGCTGGCCGGGCTGGATACACCCACGGCCGGGCGGATTCACATCGGCGGGCTTGAACTCGGCTCGCTGAGTCGGCGCGAGCTGGCACGATATCGCGCGCAGCAGGTGGGAATGGTGTTTCAGACCTTCAATCTCCTGGCCCATCACTCAGCCCTCAAGAATGTTGAAATCGCACTCTACTTTCAGGAAGTGGCCGCGCGCGAACGACGGCGTCGGGCCGCGGAAATCTTGGAGCGGGTGGGTTTGGCGGATCGACTGACGCACAAGCCGAGTGACATGTCGGGTGGCGAGCAACAACGAGTAGCGATTGCGCGGGCGCTGGTCAAGCAACCGGAGGTTATCTTCGCCGACGAACCGACCGGCAATCTCGACCTGGACAACAGCCGGCAGA
Protein-coding sequences here:
- a CDS encoding ABC transporter ATP-binding protein, with product MNDSYIQTAELCRYYRRGPQEIRAVDQVSLAVTRGEFLAVVGASGSGKSTLLNLLAGLDTPTAGRIHIGGLELGSLSRRELARYRAQQVGMVFQTFNLLAHHSALKNVEIALYFQEVAARERRRRAAEILERVGLADRLTHKPSDMSGGEQQRVAIARALVKQPEVIFADEPTGNLDLDNSRQIAELLQELNRQGLTVIMVTHAREMANAIAHRVVRMYYGKLVGEAESGVIP